Proteins co-encoded in one Azospirillum humicireducens genomic window:
- a CDS encoding sugar kinase, whose amino-acid sequence MTDTPNRVAALGECMIEMFRRPDGSLTMGFGGDTLNTAVYLARLGTPVDYVTALGDDSISDGMVAAWTAEGVGTSHVLRVPNRLPGLYLIETDASGERRFLYWRDRAPARELFALPQTPDLSRALEGYGIVYLSGISIAILGEEGRERLFELLARVRARGGKVAFDTNWRPRLWPDIGTARAAFDRMLRLTDIALPGVTDLRDLYDDADADAVLARVREAGVSEIVLKLEQPGCVVIDNGEAVEVPALKVATVVDTTAAGDSFSAGYLAARLRGEGPADAARAAHRLAAAVIQHRGAIIPRDAMPA is encoded by the coding sequence ATGACCGACACGCCCAACCGCGTCGCCGCGCTCGGCGAATGCATGATCGAGATGTTCCGGCGGCCGGACGGGTCGCTGACCATGGGGTTCGGCGGCGATACGCTGAACACCGCGGTCTATCTGGCGCGTCTGGGCACGCCGGTCGACTATGTGACCGCTCTCGGCGATGACAGCATCAGCGACGGCATGGTGGCGGCCTGGACGGCGGAAGGGGTCGGCACGTCCCACGTCCTGCGGGTGCCGAACCGTCTGCCCGGCCTCTACCTGATCGAAACCGATGCCAGCGGCGAGCGCCGCTTCCTCTACTGGCGCGACCGGGCGCCTGCGCGCGAGCTGTTCGCCCTACCGCAGACGCCGGACCTGTCCAGGGCGCTGGAGGGTTACGGCATCGTCTATCTGTCCGGCATCAGCATCGCCATCCTGGGCGAAGAGGGCCGCGAGCGGCTGTTCGAACTGCTGGCGCGGGTCCGCGCGCGCGGCGGCAAGGTGGCCTTCGACACCAACTGGCGCCCGCGCCTGTGGCCGGACATCGGGACTGCCCGCGCCGCCTTCGACCGCATGCTGCGGCTGACCGACATCGCGCTGCCCGGCGTCACCGACCTGCGCGACCTCTATGACGACGCCGATGCCGACGCCGTGCTGGCCCGCGTCCGCGAGGCCGGGGTTTCCGAGATCGTCCTGAAGCTGGAGCAGCCGGGCTGCGTGGTGATCGACAATGGCGAAGCCGTCGAGGTGCCGGCGCTGAAGGTCGCCACGGTGGTCGACACCACGGCGGCCGGCGACAGCTTCAGCGCCGGCTATCTCGCTGCCCGCCTGCGCGGCGAGGGTCCGGCCGATGCCGCCCGCGCCGCCCACAGGCTGGCCGCGGCCGTCATCCAGCACCGCGGCGCCATCATCCCGCGCGACGCCATGCCGGCCTGA
- the ogt gene encoding methylated-DNA--[protein]-cysteine S-methyltransferase, which yields MPAVSSLLIDRTATPIGELILVADTDGALHAIDWTDHEERLHRLLCLHHRSGYELRQTADPGGLTRAMDAYFAGELSAIDRLPVRTGGTPFQRAVWAALRGIPCGVTITYRELAVLAGRPAAVRAAGHANGANPVGIVVPCHRVIGSDGTLTGYGGGVERKRWLLTHEGAAVR from the coding sequence ATGCCCGCAGTCTCCAGCCTGCTGATCGACCGCACCGCGACGCCCATCGGCGAGCTGATCCTGGTGGCAGACACAGACGGCGCCTTGCACGCCATCGACTGGACCGACCATGAGGAGCGGCTGCACCGCCTGCTATGCCTGCACCATCGCAGCGGCTACGAATTGCGGCAGACAGCCGATCCGGGCGGGCTGACACGGGCGATGGACGCCTATTTCGCGGGCGAGCTTTCGGCAATCGACCGGCTGCCGGTGCGCACTGGCGGCACGCCCTTCCAGCGCGCGGTGTGGGCGGCGTTGCGCGGCATTCCCTGCGGCGTGACCATAACCTACCGCGAGTTGGCGGTGCTGGCCGGGCGTCCGGCGGCGGTGCGGGCGGCGGGGCATGCCAACGGCGCCAACCCGGTCGGCATCGTGGTGCCCTGTCACCGGGTGATCGGATCGGACGGAACGCTGACCGGCTATGGCGGCGGGGTGGAGCGCAAGCGCTGGCTGCTGACGCATGAGGGGGCGGCGGTCCGATAA
- a CDS encoding NAD(P)-dependent oxidoreductase, which produces MTLIATLATTPKPDADQPPSPYADLSPAMTPVQALAESNRCLFCFDAPCIKACPTGIDIPAFIRSIATGNLKGAATTILSENIMGGTCGRVCPTETLCEQSCVRNRAEDRPVAIGRLQRHATDRLIDGEPTHPFPRAAATGKRIAVVGAGPAGLSCAHRLATLGHEVTVFEAKAKSGGLNEYGLAPYKMADDFAQREAAFILGVGGITVEHGRKLGADLSLDSLRADFDAVFLGLGLGSNNRLGIPGEERTGVEDATAFIERVRQALPGQPPAVGRSVVVIGGGNTAVDAAIQAKRLGAEDVTLVYRRGRAQMGATAWEQELAQTEGVILKTFAAPKEIGDTTITFERTRLTDGKLSGTGETFTLQADMVLKAVGQKLSADALDGLDITGGKIAIDPSYRTTLPKVWAGGDCVATGEDLTVQSVQDGKLAALAIHSHLTA; this is translated from the coding sequence ATGACCCTGATCGCTACGCTTGCCACCACCCCAAAGCCCGACGCGGACCAGCCGCCCTCGCCCTATGCCGACCTGAGCCCGGCGATGACGCCGGTGCAGGCGCTGGCCGAATCCAACCGCTGCCTGTTCTGCTTTGATGCCCCCTGCATCAAGGCCTGCCCGACCGGCATCGACATCCCGGCCTTCATCCGCTCGATCGCCACCGGCAATTTGAAGGGTGCCGCGACGACGATCCTGTCGGAGAACATCATGGGCGGCACCTGCGGCCGCGTCTGTCCGACCGAGACGCTGTGCGAACAATCCTGCGTCCGCAACCGGGCGGAGGACCGCCCCGTCGCCATCGGCCGGCTGCAGCGCCACGCCACCGACCGCCTCATCGACGGCGAGCCGACCCATCCCTTCCCGCGCGCCGCCGCCACCGGCAAGCGCATCGCCGTGGTCGGTGCCGGCCCGGCCGGCCTGTCCTGCGCCCACCGCCTCGCCACGCTCGGCCATGAGGTGACGGTGTTCGAGGCCAAGGCGAAGTCCGGCGGACTCAACGAATACGGCCTCGCCCCCTACAAGATGGCCGACGATTTCGCCCAGCGCGAGGCCGCCTTCATCCTCGGCGTCGGCGGCATCACGGTCGAGCATGGCCGCAAGCTGGGCGCCGACCTGTCGCTCGACAGCCTGCGCGCCGATTTCGACGCCGTGTTCCTTGGGCTCGGTCTCGGGTCCAACAACCGCTTGGGCATCCCCGGCGAGGAGCGGACGGGCGTCGAGGATGCCACCGCCTTCATCGAGCGCGTCCGTCAGGCCCTCCCCGGCCAACCGCCCGCGGTGGGGCGCAGCGTCGTGGTGATCGGCGGCGGCAACACCGCCGTGGACGCCGCCATCCAGGCCAAGCGCTTAGGCGCCGAAGACGTCACCCTGGTCTACCGCCGCGGCCGGGCCCAGATGGGCGCCACCGCCTGGGAACAGGAGTTGGCGCAGACCGAGGGCGTCATTCTCAAGACCTTCGCCGCGCCCAAAGAGATCGGCGATACCACCATCACCTTCGAACGCACGCGCCTGACCGACGGCAAGCTGTCCGGCACCGGCGAGACCTTCACCCTCCAGGCCGACATGGTGCTGAAAGCGGTCGGGCAAAAGCTGTCGGCCGACGCGCTGGACGGGCTGGACATCACCGGCGGCAAGATCGCCATCGACCCGTCCTACCGCACCACGCTGCCCAAGGTCTGGGCCGGCGGCGACTGCGTCGCCACGGGCGAGGATCTGACGGTCCAGTCCGTGCAGGACGGCAAACTCGCCGCACTCGCCATCCACAGCCACCTGACCGCCTGA
- the preA gene encoding NAD-dependent dihydropyrimidine dehydrogenase subunit PreA translates to MADLRSTIAGIRSPNPFWLASAPPTDKAYNVVRAFKAGWGGVVWKTLGEDPPVVNVSSRYGAHLDTDRRMIGFNNIELISDRPLAVNLQEIIEVKRDWPDRAMVVSLMARIEEEAWANLARRIAETGAADGLELNLGCPHGMCERGMGSAIGQVPEMVEQVTRWVKNAVNLPVIVKLTPNITNILWSAEAAKRGGADAVSLINTVNSIVAVDLDAMAPTPVVDGKGSHGGYCGPAVKPIALNMVAEIARNPDTHGLPVSGIGGVTTWRDAAEFLALGATNVQVCTAAMTYGFKIVEDMIGGLSNWMDEKGYRTLDELSGRAVRNVVNWNDLNMNFSTKAVIDPALCIDCGRCHIVCEDTSHQAIRIDAGEGRRVFTVVNEECVGCNLCSHVCPVPDCITMVPEQTDLPYVTWPNDARNPMRVPEAAE, encoded by the coding sequence ATGGCCGATCTTCGCAGCACCATCGCCGGCATCCGCTCCCCCAACCCCTTCTGGCTGGCCTCGGCCCCGCCGACCGACAAGGCCTACAACGTCGTCCGCGCCTTCAAGGCGGGCTGGGGCGGTGTCGTGTGGAAGACGCTGGGCGAGGACCCGCCGGTGGTCAACGTCTCCAGCCGGTACGGCGCGCATCTCGACACCGACCGCCGGATGATCGGCTTCAACAACATCGAACTGATCTCCGACCGGCCTCTCGCGGTGAATTTGCAGGAGATCATCGAGGTCAAGCGCGACTGGCCCGACCGCGCCATGGTCGTCTCGCTGATGGCCCGCATCGAGGAGGAGGCCTGGGCCAACCTCGCCCGCCGCATCGCCGAGACCGGGGCGGCGGATGGCCTCGAACTCAACCTCGGCTGCCCGCACGGCATGTGCGAGCGCGGCATGGGCTCCGCCATCGGGCAGGTGCCGGAGATGGTGGAGCAGGTCACCCGCTGGGTGAAGAACGCCGTCAATCTGCCGGTGATCGTCAAGCTGACCCCCAACATCACCAACATCCTGTGGTCGGCCGAAGCGGCCAAGCGCGGCGGCGCCGACGCTGTGTCGCTGATCAACACGGTGAACTCCATCGTCGCGGTCGATCTCGACGCCATGGCCCCGACCCCGGTGGTCGACGGCAAGGGCAGCCATGGCGGCTATTGCGGCCCGGCAGTGAAGCCCATCGCGCTGAACATGGTGGCGGAGATCGCCCGCAACCCCGACACCCACGGCCTGCCGGTCAGCGGCATCGGCGGCGTCACCACATGGCGCGACGCGGCGGAGTTCCTGGCGCTGGGCGCCACCAACGTCCAGGTCTGCACCGCGGCGATGACCTACGGCTTCAAGATCGTCGAGGACATGATCGGCGGCCTGTCCAACTGGATGGACGAGAAGGGCTATCGCACCCTCGACGAGCTGAGCGGGCGTGCGGTGCGCAACGTCGTCAACTGGAACGACCTGAACATGAACTTCTCGACCAAGGCGGTGATCGACCCCGCCTTGTGCATCGATTGCGGCCGCTGCCACATCGTCTGCGAGGACACCTCGCACCAGGCGATCCGCATCGACGCGGGCGAGGGCCGCCGCGTCTTCACCGTGGTGAACGAGGAGTGCGTCGGCTGCAACCTGTGCAGCCATGTCTGCCCGGTGCCGGACTGCATCACCATGGTGCCGGAGCAGACCGACCTGCCCTACGTCACCTGGCCCAACGACGCCCGCAACCCGATGCGCGTCCCCGAAGCCGCTGAATAG
- a CDS encoding Zn-dependent hydrolase: protein MSTPQNVAVNGSRLWQSLMDMAQIGATPKGGVCRLALTDLDKQGRDLFVRWCEEAGCTVSVDKMGNIFARRPGRDDSLPPVIMGSHLDSQPTGGKYDGVYGVLAGLEVVRSLNDMNYVTEAPVEVAVWTNEEGSRFAPAMVSSGVFAGVFDLEYGLSRADLDGKTMGEELARIGYAGDREVGGRKVGAYFEAHIEQGPILEAEGKTIGVVTDCQGQRWYEITFTGQEAHAGPTPMVRRKDALLGAARVVDAVNRIGMKYGPLACATVGLMQIHPNSRNVIPGRVFFTVDFRHPDDAILAAMDGELRVEVERIAGDIGLESEFQQIWYYAPIAFDAACVAAVRKGVERTGHSFRDIVSGAGHDACYLSKVAPTGMVFIPCIDGISHNEVEETTPEWSTAGCEVLLHAVLDRADAMAEQVKASAE, encoded by the coding sequence ATGTCCACCCCGCAGAATGTCGCCGTGAACGGCTCGCGCCTGTGGCAGAGCCTGATGGACATGGCGCAGATCGGCGCCACGCCCAAGGGCGGCGTGTGCCGGCTGGCGCTGACCGACCTCGACAAACAGGGCCGCGACCTGTTCGTACGCTGGTGCGAGGAGGCCGGCTGCACGGTCTCCGTCGACAAGATGGGCAACATCTTCGCCCGCCGCCCCGGCCGCGACGACAGCCTGCCCCCGGTCATTATGGGCAGCCATCTCGACAGCCAGCCGACCGGCGGCAAATATGACGGCGTCTATGGCGTGCTGGCCGGGCTGGAGGTGGTGCGCAGCCTGAACGACATGAACTACGTCACCGAGGCCCCGGTGGAGGTCGCGGTCTGGACCAACGAGGAAGGCTCGCGCTTCGCCCCGGCCATGGTGTCGTCCGGCGTCTTCGCCGGGGTGTTCGATCTGGAATACGGCCTGTCGCGCGCCGACCTCGACGGCAAGACGATGGGCGAGGAGCTGGCCCGCATCGGCTATGCCGGCGACCGGGAAGTCGGGGGCCGCAAGGTCGGCGCCTATTTCGAGGCCCACATCGAGCAGGGGCCGATCCTGGAGGCCGAAGGCAAGACCATCGGCGTCGTCACCGACTGCCAGGGCCAGCGCTGGTACGAGATCACCTTCACCGGCCAGGAGGCCCATGCCGGCCCGACCCCGATGGTCCGCCGCAAGGACGCCCTGCTGGGCGCCGCCCGCGTCGTCGACGCGGTGAACCGGATCGGCATGAAGTACGGACCGCTCGCCTGCGCCACGGTCGGGCTGATGCAGATCCATCCCAACAGCCGCAACGTCATCCCCGGCCGCGTCTTCTTCACCGTCGATTTCCGCCACCCGGACGACGCCATCCTCGCCGCCATGGACGGCGAGCTGCGCGTCGAGGTGGAGCGCATCGCCGGCGATATCGGGCTGGAGAGCGAGTTCCAGCAGATCTGGTACTACGCCCCCATCGCCTTCGACGCCGCCTGCGTCGCCGCCGTCCGCAAGGGGGTTGAGCGCACCGGCCACAGCTTCCGCGACATCGTGTCGGGCGCCGGCCACGACGCCTGTTACCTGTCCAAGGTCGCGCCGACAGGCATGGTCTTCATCCCCTGCATCGACGGCATCAGCCACAACGAAGTCGAGGAGACGACCCCGGAATGGTCGACCGCCGGCTGCGAGGTGCTGCTGCACGCCGTGCTCGACCGGGCGGATGCGATGGCCGAGCAGGTGAAAGCGTCGGCGGAGTGA
- a CDS encoding TetR/AcrR family transcriptional regulator, with the protein MAKAMARTAADTTDTTSPQGRIRRENVERILKAAERIFAEAGFAGATMADIAERAGLPKANLHYYFGTKEDLYRAVLDNILRMWLAPIASFTPDADPAETLTAYVTAKMEASRTRPHASKVFANEILHGGTQVERFLADDLKALVDAKAAVIDGWVAAGRMAPVDARQFLFMIWAVTQHYADFDVQIRKVLGRRTLTRQDFAAMTVEVLRMVLRAAGLPEPKVSEPQPAETPTDSVPSIS; encoded by the coding sequence ATGGCGAAGGCGATGGCGCGAACGGCTGCCGACACCACCGATACCACGTCGCCCCAGGGCCGCATCCGGCGTGAGAACGTCGAGCGGATCCTGAAGGCGGCCGAGCGCATTTTCGCCGAGGCCGGCTTCGCCGGCGCCACCATGGCCGACATCGCCGAGCGGGCCGGCCTGCCCAAGGCCAACCTGCATTACTATTTCGGCACCAAGGAGGATCTCTACCGTGCGGTGCTGGACAACATCCTGCGTATGTGGCTGGCCCCCATCGCCTCCTTCACCCCCGACGCCGATCCGGCGGAGACGCTGACCGCCTATGTCACCGCCAAGATGGAGGCATCGCGCACCCGCCCCCATGCCTCCAAGGTCTTCGCCAACGAGATCCTGCATGGCGGAACCCAGGTCGAACGCTTCCTGGCCGATGACCTCAAAGCGCTGGTCGATGCCAAGGCGGCGGTCATCGACGGCTGGGTCGCCGCCGGCCGCATGGCCCCGGTCGACGCCCGCCAGTTCCTGTTCATGATCTGGGCGGTGACCCAGCATTACGCCGACTTCGACGTGCAGATCCGCAAGGTGCTGGGCCGCCGGACCCTGACCCGCCAGGACTTCGCCGCCATGACGGTCGAAGTCCTGCGCATGGTCCTGCGCGCCGCCGGCCTGCCCGAACCCAAAGTCTCCGAACCACAGCCAGCCGAAACGCCCACCGACTCCGTCCCATCCATTTCCTGA
- the hydA gene encoding dihydropyrimidinase has protein sequence MSTILIRGGTVVTAEQTRRADVLCQDGIITAVGDKLDVPAGAEVVDAGGCYVMPGGIDPHTHMELPFMGTVTTEDFFSGTAAGFAGGTTTIIDFVIPNPKQSLMEAYHTWRGWAEKAAGDYSFHVAVTWWDKSVRQDMGTLVADHGVNSFKHFMAYKNAIMADDETLVNSFQRCLELGAIPTVHAENGELVFQLQKKLLAQGLTGPEAHPLSRPPEVEGEAANRAIQVAKVFGVPVYIVHVSAKEALAAIERGQNDGQRVFGEVLAGHLLIDDGVYRSPDWDFAAGHVMSPPFRSKEHQDALWRGLQAGHLHTTATDHCCFCAEQKAMGRNDFTKIPNGTAGIEDRMTALWTHGVNSGRLTMNEFVAVTSANAAKIFNIYPRKGSVSVGADADLVVWDPKATRTISAKTQMQKVGLNIFEGMTVTGTPAYTLSQGRIVHALGESRAVRGAGRYVNRPAFPPVYEAVTKRNALNVPVAVER, from the coding sequence ATGTCCACCATCCTGATCCGCGGCGGAACCGTCGTCACCGCCGAGCAAACCCGCCGCGCCGATGTCCTCTGCCAGGACGGCATCATCACCGCGGTGGGCGACAAACTCGACGTGCCGGCGGGGGCGGAGGTGGTGGATGCCGGCGGCTGCTACGTCATGCCCGGCGGCATCGACCCGCACACCCACATGGAACTGCCCTTCATGGGCACGGTGACGACGGAGGATTTCTTCAGTGGCACCGCCGCCGGCTTCGCCGGGGGAACGACGACGATCATCGATTTCGTCATCCCCAACCCCAAGCAGAGCCTGATGGAGGCTTATCATACGTGGCGCGGCTGGGCGGAGAAGGCGGCCGGCGATTACAGCTTCCACGTCGCCGTGACATGGTGGGACAAGAGCGTGCGGCAGGACATGGGCACGCTGGTGGCCGACCATGGCGTGAACAGCTTCAAGCACTTCATGGCCTATAAGAACGCCATCATGGCCGACGACGAGACGCTGGTGAACAGTTTCCAGCGCTGCCTGGAGCTGGGCGCCATCCCCACCGTCCATGCCGAGAACGGCGAGCTGGTCTTCCAGCTCCAGAAGAAGCTGCTGGCCCAGGGCCTGACCGGACCCGAGGCCCATCCGCTGTCCCGCCCGCCGGAGGTGGAGGGCGAGGCCGCCAACCGCGCCATCCAGGTCGCCAAGGTGTTCGGCGTGCCGGTCTACATCGTCCATGTCTCGGCCAAGGAGGCGCTCGCCGCCATCGAGCGCGGCCAGAACGACGGCCAGCGCGTGTTCGGCGAGGTGCTCGCCGGTCATCTGCTGATCGACGACGGCGTCTACCGCAGCCCCGATTGGGACTTCGCCGCCGGCCACGTCATGAGCCCGCCCTTCCGCTCCAAGGAGCATCAGGACGCGCTGTGGCGCGGCCTGCAGGCGGGGCACCTGCACACCACCGCCACCGACCATTGCTGCTTCTGCGCCGAGCAGAAGGCGATGGGCCGCAACGACTTCACCAAGATCCCGAACGGCACGGCCGGCATCGAGGACCGCATGACCGCGCTGTGGACCCACGGCGTCAACAGCGGCCGGCTGACGATGAACGAGTTCGTCGCGGTGACCTCCGCCAACGCCGCCAAGATCTTCAACATCTACCCGCGCAAGGGCTCGGTCAGCGTCGGGGCCGATGCCGATCTGGTGGTGTGGGACCCGAAGGCGACCAGGACCATTTCGGCCAAGACCCAGATGCAGAAGGTCGGCCTGAACATCTTCGAAGGCATGACCGTCACCGGCACCCCGGCCTACACGCTGAGCCAGGGCCGCATCGTCCATGCGCTGGGCGAGAGCCGCGCGGTGCGCGGCGCCGGCCGCTACGTCAACCGCCCCGCCTTCCCGCCGGTCTACGAGGCGGTGACGAAGCGCAACGCCCTGAATGTCCCGGTGGCGGTGGAGCGGTAA
- a CDS encoding chemotaxis protein CheA, which yields MNELFDQFIVEAQELLESAGGALLALERDPADRASVGELFRAFHTLKGASALFEMAPFTRLVHAGEDTLSLLRDGRRGMTPELADRLFRVLDQCARWVAALEGVGALPADAPTAADALVRGLAGDGAAEDSGADGGETEAFPWLAALTAEERAAAGEGRLTAIDYRPDPECFFTGDDPFGLFRRVPDLRLLRIEPAEPLTGPAEIDPYRCILRFHALSGADIEAVRPAFRSVPDQVQIAAVTLNAPATTVTPSVAAAPPDSLAARMLEEQGRILELPGSAGERDARRAAVARAVAAILTSLGRPAERRMVEAACDDAGTLRRFLAEGPSRPAAQETPSAAIPAVRRALRVEPERMDALMTLVGELSVVKGQLGPLLRRAEDGEAATDLRRDLKGFSARLDSLVGDLRHAALRLRLLPLARVFDPLPRLVRDTARRLDKSVELVLEGAETEADKDILDVLGEPLLHLVRNALDHGIEPPERRTAAGKPSAGTLRVRALQDKGGVVVEVSDDGAGIDPEAMRRAAVAKGLLESEAAAALSDADAVRLVFAPGFSTAGAVSDLSGRGVGMDAVRAAVERAGGRVEIASTPGTGTRVRLSLPLTLSITRVVVVEMAGALYGIPVALVGGIQRVPRAAIRAVKRAESVVLRDRVVPLVRLRRLLGQPEGDRARETDCVVLAELGDGPVALAVDDVGERADVVLRPMTGVLRSLRGYAGTAVLGDGRLILVLDLRELL from the coding sequence GTGAACGAGCTGTTCGACCAGTTCATCGTCGAGGCGCAGGAACTGCTGGAGAGCGCCGGCGGCGCGCTGCTGGCGCTGGAGCGCGATCCCGCCGACCGCGCGTCGGTGGGCGAGCTGTTCCGCGCCTTCCATACGCTGAAGGGGGCGAGCGCCCTGTTCGAGATGGCGCCCTTCACCCGGCTGGTCCATGCCGGGGAGGACACGCTGTCGCTGCTGCGCGACGGCCGGCGCGGCATGACGCCGGAATTGGCCGACCGGCTGTTCCGTGTGCTCGACCAGTGCGCCCGCTGGGTGGCGGCGCTGGAGGGGGTCGGCGCGCTGCCCGCCGACGCGCCGACCGCCGCCGACGCGCTGGTCCGAGGGCTTGCCGGGGACGGGGCAGCGGAGGACTCTGGCGCTGACGGCGGGGAGACGGAGGCATTTCCCTGGCTTGCGGCGCTGACGGCGGAGGAGAGGGCGGCGGCGGGCGAAGGCCGGCTGACCGCCATCGACTACCGGCCCGATCCCGAATGCTTCTTCACCGGCGACGACCCGTTTGGGCTGTTCCGCCGGGTGCCCGACCTGCGGCTGCTGCGCATCGAGCCGGCAGAACCGCTGACGGGGCCGGCGGAGATTGACCCCTACCGCTGCATCCTGCGTTTCCACGCGCTGAGCGGCGCCGACATCGAGGCGGTGCGCCCGGCCTTCCGCAGCGTGCCGGATCAAGTGCAGATCGCCGCCGTCACGCTGAATGCACCGGCGACGACGGTGACGCCCTCCGTCGCGGCGGCACCGCCGGATTCGCTGGCGGCGCGCATGCTGGAGGAACAGGGGCGGATTCTGGAGCTGCCCGGCAGCGCCGGGGAACGCGACGCCCGCCGTGCCGCGGTGGCGCGGGCGGTCGCCGCGATCCTGACGTCGCTGGGGCGTCCGGCCGAGCGGCGCATGGTCGAGGCGGCCTGTGACGATGCCGGCACGCTGCGCCGCTTCCTGGCCGAAGGGCCGTCCCGTCCCGCCGCCCAAGAAACTCCGTCAGCCGCCATCCCCGCCGTCCGCCGCGCCCTGCGGGTCGAACCGGAACGGATGGATGCGCTGATGACCCTGGTGGGTGAGCTGTCGGTGGTGAAAGGACAGCTGGGGCCGCTGCTGCGCCGTGCCGAAGACGGTGAAGCGGCCACGGACCTGCGGCGCGACCTGAAGGGCTTTTCCGCCCGGCTGGACTCTCTGGTCGGCGATCTGCGCCATGCGGCGCTGCGCCTGCGGCTGCTGCCGCTGGCCCGCGTCTTCGATCCGCTGCCCCGGCTGGTGCGCGACACCGCCCGCCGGCTGGACAAGAGTGTGGAGCTGGTGCTGGAAGGGGCCGAGACGGAGGCCGACAAGGACATCCTCGACGTGCTGGGCGAGCCGCTGCTGCATCTGGTGCGCAACGCGCTGGACCATGGCATCGAGCCGCCGGAGCGCCGCACGGCCGCCGGCAAGCCGTCCGCCGGCACCCTGCGGGTCCGCGCACTGCAGGACAAGGGCGGGGTGGTGGTGGAGGTGTCGGACGACGGCGCCGGGATCGACCCGGAGGCGATGCGCCGAGCCGCCGTCGCCAAGGGGCTGCTGGAGTCCGAGGCCGCCGCGGCGCTGTCCGACGCCGACGCGGTGCGGCTGGTCTTCGCTCCCGGCTTCAGCACCGCGGGCGCCGTTTCCGACCTGTCGGGCCGTGGCGTGGGCATGGATGCGGTGCGCGCGGCGGTCGAACGGGCCGGCGGCCGGGTGGAGATCGCCTCCACCCCCGGAACCGGGACGCGGGTGCGGCTGTCGCTGCCGCTGACGCTCAGCATCACCCGCGTCGTGGTGGTGGAGATGGCGGGCGCCCTCTACGGCATCCCCGTGGCGCTGGTCGGCGGCATCCAGCGGGTGCCGCGCGCCGCCATCCGCGCGGTGAAGCGGGCGGAAAGCGTGGTGCTGCGCGACCGGGTGGTGCCGTTGGTCCGGCTGCGCCGCCTGCTGGGCCAGCCTGAGGGCGACCGCGCCCGCGAGACCGACTGCGTGGTGCTGGCCGAACTGGGCGACGGTCCGGTCGCGCTGGCGGTCGACGATGTCGGCGAGCGCGCCGACGTGGTGCTGCGTCCGATGACCGGCGTATTGCGCAGCCTGCGCGGCTATGCCGGCACCGCCGTGCTGGGCGACGGCCGCCTGATCCTGGTGCTCGATCTGCGGGAGCTGCTGTGA
- a CDS encoding response regulator yields the protein MNGPRILVVDDAVTVRAFSRRVLEAAGFVVDEAVNGIEGLERAMAEPPDLVIVDVNMRKMDGYTMLRVLRRDPVLRDVPAIMISTESKDSDREQALLAGANWYIVKPPRPEMLVEAARLLTGRPLGPEGVP from the coding sequence ATGAACGGACCGCGCATCCTGGTGGTGGACGACGCCGTGACCGTCCGCGCCTTCAGCCGCCGCGTGCTGGAGGCCGCCGGCTTCGTGGTTGACGAGGCGGTGAACGGCATCGAAGGGCTGGAACGGGCGATGGCCGAGCCGCCCGATCTGGTGATCGTCGACGTCAACATGCGCAAGATGGACGGCTACACCATGCTGCGCGTCCTGCGCCGCGATCCGGTGCTGCGCGACGTGCCGGCCATCATGATCAGCACCGAATCGAAGGACAGCGACCGCGAACAGGCGCTGCTGGCCGGGGCCAACTGGTACATCGTGAAGCCGCCGCGGCCGGAGATGCTGGTGGAGGCGGCGCGGTTGCTGACCGGCCGTCCGCTTGGACCGGAGGGGGTGCCGTGA